The segment TTCAAAATATGATTTAAAAGTTTTAATAATTTTGTGATATAATTTAAATAAGATTGTTTAAGAAAAAATTTTCCAAGCAAACCTTATAACATTGAGACAACAAAAATTTTTATCCTTAAAATCTTTAGAAAGGGTGTATATATATGAAAAAAGTATTTTTATTATTGTTGTTGACTTGCGTAACTATCAACCTTTTCGCAGTGAAAATAAGTATTGCATATGAATCTATAGAGAAACAATTATTAATGTTAAATGCCAAAATAGTAGAATTTGAAGCACAAAATCCTGATATTGAAGTAGAAGTTTTTGAAATACCGAGTTATCCTGGCTCCACTTACAAGTTTTACGGTACTTTTGTTGTTACAAAAGCTAATAAACCCACGATTTTGTCTTTGGATTTTAGTTGGGTAGAAGAGTTTTCGCCTTTTTTAGTTGATTTAGAAAAAGACAGCGAATATTTTGAATTAGAAAAATTTATACCTGCTACAATAGAAATGGTTAAAGTAGGGGAAAACATTAAAGCTATTCCATACTTTATGGATGCGGGAGTTTTGTATTATCGAAAGGATTTATTGGAAAAGTATAATTACAACGTTCCAAAAACTTGGGAAGAATTAATAAAAATAGCTAAAGATATTTCACAAAAAGAAAATATTGATGGATTTATTTGGCAAGGTGCAAGATATGAAGAACTGACTAATTTTTTCTTTGAAATTCTTTATTCCTATGGAGTAGATATTTTTAAAGGAAACAAATTTGTATTAAACGAACCTGAAAATAAGAGAAAAGCTATTGAGGCACTCACACTTATGAAAAGTTTTATAGACAGTGGAATTACTAGAAAAGGAGTTACCACTTATTGGGAAGAAGACTGC is part of the Petrotoga sp. 9PWA.NaAc.5.4 genome and harbors:
- a CDS encoding ABC transporter substrate-binding protein, yielding MKKVFLLLLLTCVTINLFAVKISIAYESIEKQLLMLNAKIVEFEAQNPDIEVEVFEIPSYPGSTYKFYGTFVVTKANKPTILSLDFSWVEEFSPFLVDLEKDSEYFELEKFIPATIEMVKVGENIKAIPYFMDAGVLYYRKDLLEKYNYNVPKTWEELIKIAKDISQKENIDGFIWQGARYEELTNFFFEILYSYGVDIFKGNKFVLNEPENKRKAIEALTLMKSFIDSGITRKGVTTYWEEDCRLSFQNGEALFMRNSLYAWPLLNSDDSPLKGLVGIAPLPISKYINDPFLVLDGKVLSINPNVTPEEIAAAKKFINFLTSEESQIQVFSDLNFLPVRLYIYENSQISGNNIDLKDFKHLTENLKLKPKSAIYSEISFVIQNNVYDCITGRLTPEKAIDNIVSEINFLIR